Proteins encoded in a region of the Desulfovermiculus halophilus DSM 18834 genome:
- the dsrB gene encoding dissimilatory-type sulfite reductase subunit beta, with protein sequence MAFVSSGYNPDKPMEDRITDIGNHHYGEFLPPVIKNNFGKWQWHEILEPGVLMHKAEGGDEVYTVRVGGMRLMSVEFAREICEIADKHCDGYVRFTTRNNIEFMVDSKDKVEPLKQDLMSRKMEGGSYKFPIGGTGAGLTNIIHTQGWIHCHTPATDASGTVKVVMDELFEEFQNMRLPAQLRISMACCLNMCGAVHCSDIAILGYHRKPPMIDDEFLDNLCEIPLAIAACPTAAIKPKKKEITSERTGEKKEVKSVEINVEKCMYCGNCYTMCPSLPLANAEGDGIVLMAGGKVSNRISAPKFSKVVVAFIPNEPPRWPTLAKTIRQIVEAYEKNARKYERLGEWAERIGWEKFFEVTGLEFSHHLIDDFRDPAYYTWRQTSNFKFTEGMNDYAAIKAE encoded by the coding sequence ATGGCTTTTGTGTCATCCGGATATAACCCAGATAAGCCGATGGAAGATCGGATTACGGATATTGGGAACCACCACTACGGCGAGTTCCTGCCTCCGGTTATCAAGAACAACTTCGGCAAGTGGCAGTGGCATGAGATCCTGGAGCCGGGCGTCCTCATGCACAAGGCCGAGGGCGGGGACGAGGTCTACACCGTCCGCGTCGGCGGCATGCGTCTGATGAGCGTCGAGTTCGCCCGCGAGATCTGCGAGATCGCAGACAAGCACTGCGACGGCTATGTCCGCTTCACCACCCGGAACAACATCGAGTTCATGGTGGACAGCAAGGACAAGGTCGAGCCCCTGAAGCAGGACCTGATGAGCCGGAAGATGGAAGGCGGTTCCTACAAGTTCCCCATCGGCGGAACAGGTGCCGGGCTGACCAATATCATTCATACCCAGGGCTGGATCCATTGCCATACCCCGGCAACAGACGCCTCGGGCACGGTGAAGGTGGTCATGGACGAGCTCTTTGAAGAGTTCCAGAACATGCGTCTGCCCGCTCAGCTGCGCATCTCCATGGCCTGCTGCTTGAACATGTGCGGGGCTGTGCACTGCTCAGACATCGCCATTTTGGGCTATCACCGCAAGCCGCCGATGATCGACGACGAATTCCTGGACAACCTGTGCGAGATTCCTTTGGCCATCGCCGCATGCCCCACCGCGGCCATCAAGCCCAAGAAGAAGGAGATCACCTCCGAGCGCACAGGGGAGAAAAAGGAAGTCAAGAGCGTTGAGATCAACGTGGAAAAATGCATGTACTGCGGGAACTGCTACACCATGTGCCCCTCCCTGCCCCTGGCCAATGCCGAGGGCGACGGAATCGTGCTCATGGCCGGCGGCAAGGTGTCCAACCGGATCAGCGCCCCCAAGTTCTCCAAGGTCGTGGTTGCATTCATCCCCAACGAGCCTCCGCGCTGGCCGACACTGGCCAAGACCATCCGCCAGATCGTGGAAGCCTACGAAAAGAACGCCCGCAAGTACGAGCGGCTGGGCGAATGGGCTGAGCGGATCGGCTGGGAGAAGTTCTTTGAGGTCACCGGTCTGGAGTTCTCGCATCATTTGATCGACGACTTCCGGGATCCTGCCTACTACACCTGGCGGCAGACCTCGAACTTCAAGTTCACGGAAGGCATGAACGATTACGCGGCGATCAAAGCCGAGTAG
- a CDS encoding dissimilatory sulfite reductase D family protein, translating to MANEELKQKVVDELKKKSSSKTKFYFNDLAKIMDEKPRAAKKVVNEMVSEGMLSFWSSGSTTMYTLPGMGKQAGAEGEGGDKEE from the coding sequence ATGGCCAATGAAGAGCTGAAACAAAAAGTTGTTGATGAGCTGAAGAAAAAATCATCGAGCAAAACAAAATTCTATTTTAATGACTTGGCCAAGATCATGGACGAGAAGCCGCGAGCGGCCAAGAAAGTCGTCAATGAGATGGTCTCCGAAGGCATGCTCTCCTTTTGGTCCAGCGGGAGCACGACCATGTACACTCTTCCCGGCATGGGCAAGCAAGCCGGGGCCGAGGGAGAAGGCGGAGACAAGGAAGAGTAA